One genomic segment of Streptomyces niveus includes these proteins:
- the coaBC gene encoding bifunctional phosphopantothenoylcysteine decarboxylase/phosphopantothenate--cysteine ligase CoaBC, translating into MGQAGRAEQAEQAEQSGGGGPRVVLGVSGGIAAYKACELLRRLTESGHDVRVVPTGSALHFVGAATWSALSGHPVSTEVWSDVHEVPHVRIGQSADLVVVAPATADLLAKAAQGLADDLLTNTLLTARCPVVFAPAMHTEMWEHPATRANVATLRERGAVVIEPAVGRLTGVDTGKGRLPDPDAIFEVCRRLLARGVSTPDLAGRHVVVSAGGTREPLDPVRFLGNRSSGKQGYALARTAAARGARVTLIEANTGLPDPAGVDVVRVGTAVQLREAVLKSAADADVVVMAAAVADFRPASYAEGKIKKKDGEEPAPIVLVRNPDILAEIGAERARPGQVIVGFAAETDDVLANGRAKLRRKGCDLLVVNEVGERKTFGSEENEAVILAADGGETPVPYGPKEALADTVWDLVVPALGSA; encoded by the coding sequence GTGGGCCAGGCGGGCCGGGCAGAGCAGGCAGAGCAGGCAGAGCAGTCGGGTGGCGGCGGGCCCAGGGTCGTCCTCGGGGTGAGCGGCGGGATCGCCGCGTACAAGGCGTGCGAGCTGCTGCGCCGCCTCACCGAGTCGGGCCATGACGTACGGGTCGTGCCGACCGGGTCCGCGCTCCACTTCGTCGGGGCCGCGACCTGGTCCGCGCTCTCCGGCCACCCCGTCTCCACCGAGGTCTGGTCCGACGTCCACGAGGTGCCCCACGTACGCATCGGGCAGTCCGCCGACCTCGTCGTCGTCGCCCCCGCCACCGCCGACCTGCTGGCCAAGGCCGCCCAGGGCCTGGCCGACGACCTGCTGACCAACACGCTCCTCACCGCGCGCTGCCCGGTGGTCTTCGCACCGGCCATGCACACCGAGATGTGGGAGCACCCCGCGACCCGGGCGAACGTCGCGACCCTGCGCGAGCGCGGAGCGGTCGTCATCGAGCCCGCCGTCGGCCGCCTCACCGGCGTCGACACCGGCAAAGGGCGGCTGCCCGACCCCGACGCGATCTTCGAGGTCTGCCGAAGGCTGCTGGCACGCGGCGTGAGCACGCCCGACCTGGCGGGGCGGCATGTCGTCGTCTCCGCCGGCGGGACGCGCGAGCCGCTCGACCCCGTGCGCTTCCTCGGCAACCGCTCCTCGGGCAAGCAGGGGTACGCCCTGGCCCGTACGGCGGCTGCCCGCGGCGCCCGGGTCACCCTCATCGAGGCGAACACCGGGCTGCCGGACCCGGCGGGCGTCGACGTGGTGCGCGTCGGAACCGCCGTACAACTGCGTGAAGCGGTGCTGAAATCAGCCGCCGACGCCGATGTCGTGGTCATGGCCGCCGCGGTGGCCGATTTCCGCCCGGCCTCCTACGCCGAGGGCAAGATCAAGAAGAAGGACGGCGAGGAGCCGGCGCCGATCGTGCTCGTCCGTAACCCGGACATCCTCGCGGAGATCGGCGCCGAGCGCGCCAGGCCCGGACAGGTGATCGTCGGCTTCGCCGCCGAGACGGACGACGTGCTCGCCAACGGCCGGGCGAAACTGCGCCGCAAGGGCTGCGACCTGCTGGTCGTCAACGAGGTGGGGGAGCGCAAGACCTTCGGCTCCGAGGAGAACGAAGCGGTGATCCTCGCCGCGGACGGCGGCGAGACACCGGTTCCGTACGGTCCCAAGGAGGCGCTGGCCGACACTGTCTGGGACCTGGTCGTACCGGCACTCGGGTCCGCGTAG